Within the SAR202 cluster bacterium genome, the region GACCATGAAGCTGAATGGTTCTCAACTACTCTGCGAAGCTCTGATCAGGGAGGGCGTGGACGTAATCTTCGGCCTCCCCGGCGGCGCAATCCTGCCGCTCTACCAGACGCTGCCCCAGTTCCCGCAGCTCCGCCACATCCTGGTACGCCACGAGCAGGGCTCCGCCCACGCCGCGGACGGCTACGCTCGCGTCACCGGCAAGCCCGGCGTGTGCTGGGCCACGTCCGGCCCCGGCGCGACAAACCTGGTGACGGGCATCGCGACGGCGCAGATGGACTCGGTGCCTATCGTCGTCGTAACCGGGCAGGTTAGCCGCGCCTCAATCGGCACGGACGCCTTCCAGGAGACGGACATCACGGGCATCACCCTGCCCATAACGAAGCATAACTACCTCGTCATGCACGCGTCGGACATCCCGCGCATTGTGAAGGAGTCGTTCCACATCGCCAGCACCGGCCGCCCCGGCCCGGTCCTCATCGATGTGCCCAAGGACGTCCAGAACGAGGTTGTGGAGTACGAAGAGAGCACCTTCGACGAGATGTACGCGAAAGTGGAGCTCGACCTCCCCGGCTACAAGCCGACGATGGAGGGCCACCCCAGCCAGATCAAGAAGGCCGTGCAGCTCATTGCCGAGTCGAAGCGACCGGTGATCCTTGCCGGCCACGGCGTAATCTTCTCCGGCGCATACGATGAGCTGAGGGAGCTGGCGGAGAAGGCGCAAATCCCGGTCATCACAACCCTGCTCGGCATCAGCTCTTTCCCTGAGACGCACGTCCTGTCCGTCGGCATGCCCGGCATGCACGGCATGGCGTACGCCAGCCTGGCGATTGAGGAGGCTGACCTCCTGATCGCTCTCGGCATGCGGTTTGACGACCGTATCACGGGCAAGCCGAGCGCCTTCGCCCGCAAGTCGAAGAAGATTCATGTGGACATTGACCCATCCGAGATCGGCAAAAACATCCCGGTGGATGTCCCGATCGTCGGCGACCTGAAGCGGGTCCTTGTCAAGCTGAACAAGCTTGTGCAGCCCGCCACGCACAGTGAATGGGTCCAGCGAATCGAGGAGCTGAAGCGCGAGCACCCTTCCATGGATATTCGCGAGACGGACAAGCTACTGCCGCAGTTCGTCATCAAGTCGCTTTGCGACGTAACCGAAGGCAAGGCGTTTATCGTGACCGGCGTGGGCCAGCACCAGATGTGGGCGGCCCAGCACTACACGTACACTGAGCCCAGGAGCTTCGTCTCTTCCGGCGGCTCCGGCGCGATGGGCTTCGAAGTGCCCGGCGCAATGGGCGCCCAGGTCGGTCGGCCGGACCGCGTTGTGTGGTCGGTTGCCGGCGACGGCGGCTTCCAGATGACAATGTGCGAGCTCGCGACGCTGGTGGAGAACAAGATCCCGGTCAAGTTCGCAATCGTCAACAACAACGTCCTCGGGATGGTGCGGCAGTGGCAGGACATCTTCTACAAGAGGAGCTTTGTCGCCACCAGGTACACGGCCAACCCCGATTTTGTGAAACTGGCGGACGCTTTTGGCATGCTCGGAATCCGAGTGACCCAGAAGAGCCAAGTGAAGGCGGCGATACAGCAGGCAATGGATTACGATGGCCCTGCGATCGTAGACTTTGTGGTTGAGGAAGACGAAAACGTCTACCCCATGATCCCAGCCGGCCAGACGATCAATGAGCTGATCGAGGAGCCGAGACCCCAAGAGGCGCGACGACGATGATGAACAACAACGGCACTAGCCTGCCCCGCCACACGATCACCGCACTGGTCGAGGACCGGCCCGGCGTCCTCAACCGCGTATCCAGCATGTTCCGCCGGCGCGGGTTCAATATCGCCAGCCTCGCGGTAGGCCACAGCGAGGAGCCCGGCCGCTCCCGCATGACCTTCGTCGTCGAAGGCGACGACCGCGTCGTCGAGCAGGTCACCAAGCACCTGCACAAGCTTATCGACGTCATCAAGGTCACTGAGATCTCCGACGAGAACGTCGTCTCGCGGGAGCTCGCGCTCATCAAGGTCAAGGCCGACGCGCAGAGCCGCAGCGAGATCATCCAGATCGTCGATATCTTTCGCGCGAAGATCGTGGGCGTAGCCCCGGACACCCTCATAATCGAGGTCACCGGTGACGGCGACAAGCTCGAGTCCCTGCTAGGCCTGCTCAAGCCCTTCGGGGTGATCGAGGTCATGCGAACCGGCACCATCGTTATGGAGCGCTGGACCGGCAGCATGCACGGCGACGGCGGCACCCGGCCCCGCAAGCAGCGCTCGACGACGAGCCTCGCAAACATCTGGGGCGAGCCGAGCTCGGTTTAACTTCCAGCAACCAAATTATCGGAGACGAACCTCTAATGACCATCATGTACTACGAGACAGACGCAGACCTTTCAGTCCTGAAGAACAAGACCATTGGCATCATTGGCTACGGCAGCCAGGGCCACGCCCATGCGCTCAACCTTAAGGACAACGGCCAGAAGGTGCTAATCGGCCTCTACGAAGGCAGCAAGAGCAAGGCGAAGGCCGAGGCCGAGGGGCTGAAGGTCAAGTCTATCGAGGATGTGACGAAGGAGTCGGACATCATCATGATGCTGATCCCCGACCACACCCAGCGCGAGGTCTACAACAAGTCCATCAAGCAGCACCTCACCGCAGGCAAGGCGCTTATGTTCGCTCACGGCTTCAACATCCACTACAAGGCCATCGTCCCGCCCAAGAACGTGGACGTGCTCATGGTCGCCCCCAAGGCGCCGGGCCACAGGATGCGCGAGGTCTTCACAAAGGGCTCCGGCGTGCCGGGCCTGCTCGCCATCCACCAGGACGCCACGGGCAACGCCCGCAAGCTCGGCCTGGCGTACGCCAAGGGCGTGGGCTGCACCCGCGCCGGCGTGCTGGACACGACCTTCAAGGAAGAGACAGAGACCGACCTTTTCGGCGAGCAGACCGTCCTCTGCGGCGGCGTGTCCGCCCTGATCAAGGCCGGCTACGAGACGCTTGTCGAGGCCGGCTACCAGCCGGAGTCGGCGTACTTTGAGTGCATGCACGAGCTCAAGCTCATCGTCGACCTTCTCTACAAGGGCGGGCTGGAATGGATGCGCTACTCCATCAGCGACACCGCCGAATACGGCGACTACACGCGCGGCCCGCGCATCATAGATGAGCACGTCAAGGCGAACATGAAGAAGGTGCTCAAGGAGATACAGGACGGCACCTTCGCGAAGGAGTGGCTCGCCGAGAACGAGGAGGGCCGCCACCGCTTCATGCAGCTGCGCAAGGAGAACGCCGACCACCCGATCGAGAAGGTTGGCAAGGAGCTCCGCGGAATGATGACGTTCCTGAAGAATACTGACTAGGTCCCTTCTTGATGTAGCCCGCGCGATTCATCGCGCTTGCGTTGAATGCAGTGATCTACGGTCAGCAATACAGGCGCGATGAATCGCGCGGGCTACAAATTCGAGCCAGGCGCCGAGTGAATCGGGGCGTGCGGCAGGAGCCGGAGCAGTATTGATCTACCATATCGCACACAAATCCGAATGGGACGCGCAGGCGAGTAGCACCGCGTACGCCCCTTCCCGGTACGAGGGCGAGGGGTTCATTCACTGCTCCGAGACTCACCAGCTTGAGAAGGTTGCTAACAAGCACTTCAAGGGCAAAACCGACCTGCTGGTCCTGGAGCTGATGCCGACGCGGCTCGATGCAGAGACGAAGTACGAGCAGGGCGGCGAAGAGAAGTACCCGCACATCTACGGCACGATCAACAAGAGCGCGATAGTGCGCACGGTGCCGGTCCGGTGCAGGCCGGACGGCACCTTCGGCGGCGTTTTTGCGGGGATTTAGGAGCAACATCATGTGTACCAGCGAGGTTGCAAACGTAGTCCGCAATGGCGGCCCGATCGTGGCACGGTCGGGCGCGGCGGACTGCGTTGTCCTTGGATAGCGGCGGCTCGGTTCAAATTTCCTTCTCCTCAAGGGAGAAGGTGGCGAGTCTTCGAGCCGGATGAGGGCTTCCTCTTCCGCAATTACCCAAGGACAAACAGGAGAAACAGAACATGACTACGCAAGACAAGGTACTGATTTTCGACACCACGCTGCGAGACGGCGAGCAGTCCGCCGGCATCGGCCTGACCCTGGAGGAGAAGGTCGAGATCGCCAAGCAGCTCGACCGGCTGGGCGTCGACATCATCGAGGCCGGCTTCGCGGCCAGCTCCCCCGGCGACTTCAAGGCCGTGCAGGCCATCGCAAGGGACGTCCGCAGGCCCGTCATCGCCTCGCTGGCCCGCTGCAACCCCAACGATATCGACCAGGCCCGGCAGGCGCTGAAGGATGCCGAAAACCCGCGCATCCACGTCTTCATATCGAGCTCGGACGTCCAGATACTGCACCAGCTCCGCAAGAACCCGGAAGAGGTGCTGGACATGGCCGTCGCGTCGGTGGAGCGCGCGAAGCGCTACTGCCCCAACGTCGAGTTCTCGCCTATGGACGCCACACGCACGGACATGGACTACCTGTACAAGCTGGTGGAGGCGGTCATACGCGCTGGCGCGACGACGGTCAACATTCCGGACACCGTCGGCTACGCAATCCCCGTCGAGTTCTCGAAGCGCATCCAGCTCATCAAGAACAATGTCCCCAACATCGACAAGGCGATTATCAGCGTCCACTGCCACAACGACCTGGGCAACGCCGTATCGAACAGCATCGCCGCGGTGCAGGTCGGCGCCCGCCAGATCGAGGGCTGCATCAACGGCCTGGGCGAGCGGGCGGGCAACGCCGCGCTGGAAGAGGTCATCATGACCCTGGACACGCGCAAGGATCTGCTGAACGTTTCGCACAATATTGATACGACGCAGATATACCGCACCAGCCGCCTGGTGAGCGATATCACCGGCTTCCCGATCCAGCCTAACAAGGCAATCGTGGGCGCCAACGCCTTCCGCCACGCATCCGGCATACACCAGGACGGCGTCCTGAAGGCGCGCCAGACGTTCGAGATCATGGACGCTCGCTCTATCGGCTGGCCCAGCAACTCGCTCGTCCTTGGCAAGCTGAGCGGCCGCGCCGGCCTGCGCTCCAGGCTGGAGGAGATGGGCTTCAAGCTGGACAAGGCGCAGCTCGATACTGCCTTCGAGGCCTTCAAGGAGCTGGCGGACCGCAAGCGCGAGGTCACGGATGCCGACCTGGTCGCGCTGATGTCCAACCAGCGCCGCTTCGCGGACGTGGAAGAGGTCTACAAGCTGGACCACATCCAGGTCACCTGCGGCAACCACGAGATTCCGACGGCCACCGTGCGGCTCATCAACCCGCGCGGCGAGCAGGTGACGGACGCCGCCACCGGCACCGGCCCGGTGGACGCAGTCTACAGGGCTATCAACCGCATCGTGAACGTGCCTAACAAGCTCACCGAGTTCCGCGTGGACGCCGTCACCGAGGGCATAGACTCCCTGGGCGACGTGACTATTCGCATCCGACACGAGAAGGACAGCTTCGTAGGCCGAGGCTCGGACACAGACATCGTCGTCGCCAGCGCCAAGGCCTACATGAACGCACTCAACCGGGCGCTTACGGCAATGCAAAAGCCCCAGGAAGCAAAGACGGCTTCGAAGGCCTCCAGCTAAGGGATTGGCCGGACAACCGAAGTAAAAGCATCCAGGGGCCCCGAAAATTCGGGGCCCCTGGCGTTCAGGGCAGCTAATTGGGAACCGCAGTTCCCTTTCCCGGCGCTTTGGGAACTTTTCTGCCTCACAGTTCCCAAAGCGTGGAATTTGGGAACTGCGGTTCCCTTTTCCAGTTCGCGTTCCGGGAAAACAAAGTCACCCGGCCTGCAATTCCTGTATAATAGGGAACTATTGGCCACCAAAGTTCCCAAATATCGGAGGCAGGGTACTGGAGTTCCATGCAGAAGAACCTTGAGCGCAGCCCCATTGGAGAGCTGGTGCAGATCGATGGAAAGAGGAGGGCTTACGTGCCCGGCCCTCTTCCGAGGTCTATCGACCTGGACGGCGCCCTCGTCTACGCTCTGGACGAGGCCTCCAGGGCAATATCGCTTCTCGCGGGAGCGGGCGAGACATTCCACAATCCGGACCTTCTGATACGGCCCTTCTTGAGCCGGGAGGCAATTCTGTCCTCACGCATAGAGGGCACCCAATCCACGCTGGAGGACCTGTTTGAGTACGAGGCTTCCAGGAGGGACAGAGGCGATGTCATGGAGGTGTTCAACTACGTTCTCGCCCTGAACAAGGGGCTGCAGATGATACGGGACGCGCCAATCAACCTGTGGCTGGTAAACAGCATCCACTCAACGCTCATGCATGACGTGAGGGGAAGAAACAAACGGCCCGGCCAGTTGAGGAATGAACAGGTCTACATAGGGGGCGAAGGACAGTCCATCGATCAGGCGCGGTTCATACCTCCGCCTCCGTACTTTGTGCAGGAGGCGCTGGAGGACTGCGTAAAGTTCGCAAACGAGCGCAATCACCTGCCGCCGCTGGTGCAGTGCGCTATGATGCACTACCAGTTCGAGACCATTCACCCGTACTCTGACGGCAACGGACGAATGGGGCGTTTGCTTATCGTCCTGTTCCTGTGCGCAAGGGGGGTCCTGACAACCCCCCTGCTCTATCTAAGCGCTTACTTCGAGCGCGACAGGCAGGCGTACTACGACCACTTGCTCCGTTTGAGCGAGACGGGCGATTGGCAGAGATGGCTACGGTACTTCCTCAAGGGGGTGACAGAAGAGTCCAGGGACGCATTGCAGAGAATCAGGCATGTGCGTGATCTTCACGATTCATACAAACGGCTGCTGCTGGAAAAGAACGAGTCGGGCAATGCGCTGCACCTGCTGGATGAGTTCTTCGCGCAGCCCGTGATGACCGCGCCCTCGGCAGCCCGGATAATCGGCATAACTGCAAAAGGCGCACAGCGCATACTTGAGAGAATGACGGCGCTCGGCATAGTGAAGATCGAAGAGAGCAGGCCGCGGCTCTATGTAGCCCACGAGTTGATGGACATACTTCAGGCCCCGCGGGCGTTGCCGCCGGCGATGTCAAGGATATGATTATCAGAGACCTTGCCCCAACAGAATCAAGGCTCATCCACCAGATCGCAGAGATGCTGGTGGAAGCGTTCCGCGAGAACTGGCCGGACGCCTGGTCGACGCTCGAGGACGCGCTGGAAGAGGTGCGCGACTCCTTCGTCGAGGGCCGTATAAGCCGCGTGGCCGTGGACGAGCACGGCAACGCTGCCGGCTGGACCGGCGCGCGGTACTGGTACGCGCTCGTGTGGGAGCTGCACCCGATGGTCGTGAAGCCGTCTCTGCAGGGCCGCGGCATCGGGCGCGCGCTCGTGGCCGACCTGGAAGAGCAGGTGCGCACACGCGGCGGCATGACCATCACGCTGGGGTCTGACGACGAGAACGGCATGACCACGCTGTCCGGCGTGGACCTGTACCCGGCCCCATGGGAGCATATAGCGCGAATCAGGAACCTGAAGGGACATCCGTACGAGTTCTACCGGAAGTGCGGCTTCACTATCACCGGCGTTATCCCGGACGCAAACGGAGTCGGCAAGCCGGACATATTGA harbors:
- the ilvN gene encoding acetolactate synthase small subunit; this translates as MNNNGTSLPRHTITALVEDRPGVLNRVSSMFRRRGFNIASLAVGHSEEPGRSRMTFVVEGDDRVVEQVTKHLHKLIDVIKVTEISDENVVSRELALIKVKADAQSRSEIIQIVDIFRAKIVGVAPDTLIIEVTGDGDKLESLLGLLKPFGVIEVMRTGTIVMERWTGSMHGDGGTRPRKQRSTTSLANIWGEPSSV
- a CDS encoding Fic family protein — protein: MQKNLERSPIGELVQIDGKRRAYVPGPLPRSIDLDGALVYALDEASRAISLLAGAGETFHNPDLLIRPFLSREAILSSRIEGTQSTLEDLFEYEASRRDRGDVMEVFNYVLALNKGLQMIRDAPINLWLVNSIHSTLMHDVRGRNKRPGQLRNEQVYIGGEGQSIDQARFIPPPPYFVQEALEDCVKFANERNHLPPLVQCAMMHYQFETIHPYSDGNGRMGRLLIVLFLCARGVLTTPLLYLSAYFERDRQAYYDHLLRLSETGDWQRWLRYFLKGVTEESRDALQRIRHVRDLHDSYKRLLLEKNESGNALHLLDEFFAQPVMTAPSAARIIGITAKGAQRILERMTALGIVKIEESRPRLYVAHELMDILQAPRALPPAMSRI
- a CDS encoding 2-isopropylmalate synthase — protein: MTTQDKVLIFDTTLRDGEQSAGIGLTLEEKVEIAKQLDRLGVDIIEAGFAASSPGDFKAVQAIARDVRRPVIASLARCNPNDIDQARQALKDAENPRIHVFISSSDVQILHQLRKNPEEVLDMAVASVERAKRYCPNVEFSPMDATRTDMDYLYKLVEAVIRAGATTVNIPDTVGYAIPVEFSKRIQLIKNNVPNIDKAIISVHCHNDLGNAVSNSIAAVQVGARQIEGCINGLGERAGNAALEEVIMTLDTRKDLLNVSHNIDTTQIYRTSRLVSDITGFPIQPNKAIVGANAFRHASGIHQDGVLKARQTFEIMDARSIGWPSNSLVLGKLSGRAGLRSRLEEMGFKLDKAQLDTAFEAFKELADRKREVTDADLVALMSNQRRFADVEEVYKLDHIQVTCGNHEIPTATVRLINPRGEQVTDAATGTGPVDAVYRAINRIVNVPNKLTEFRVDAVTEGIDSLGDVTIRIRHEKDSFVGRGSDTDIVVASAKAYMNALNRALTAMQKPQEAKTASKASS
- a CDS encoding GNAT family N-acetyltransferase, yielding MIIRDLAPTESRLIHQIAEMLVEAFRENWPDAWSTLEDALEEVRDSFVEGRISRVAVDEHGNAAGWTGARYWYALVWELHPMVVKPSLQGRGIGRALVADLEEQVRTRGGMTITLGSDDENGMTTLSGVDLYPAPWEHIARIRNLKGHPYEFYRKCGFTITGVIPDANGVGKPDILMSKRVGGQPG
- the ilvB gene encoding biosynthetic-type acetolactate synthase large subunit, which gives rise to MKLNGSQLLCEALIREGVDVIFGLPGGAILPLYQTLPQFPQLRHILVRHEQGSAHAADGYARVTGKPGVCWATSGPGATNLVTGIATAQMDSVPIVVVTGQVSRASIGTDAFQETDITGITLPITKHNYLVMHASDIPRIVKESFHIASTGRPGPVLIDVPKDVQNEVVEYEESTFDEMYAKVELDLPGYKPTMEGHPSQIKKAVQLIAESKRPVILAGHGVIFSGAYDELRELAEKAQIPVITTLLGISSFPETHVLSVGMPGMHGMAYASLAIEEADLLIALGMRFDDRITGKPSAFARKSKKIHVDIDPSEIGKNIPVDVPIVGDLKRVLVKLNKLVQPATHSEWVQRIEELKREHPSMDIRETDKLLPQFVIKSLCDVTEGKAFIVTGVGQHQMWAAQHYTYTEPRSFVSSGGSGAMGFEVPGAMGAQVGRPDRVVWSVAGDGGFQMTMCELATLVENKIPVKFAIVNNNVLGMVRQWQDIFYKRSFVATRYTANPDFVKLADAFGMLGIRVTQKSQVKAAIQQAMDYDGPAIVDFVVEEDENVYPMIPAGQTINELIEEPRPQEARRR
- a CDS encoding DUF952 domain-containing protein, whose amino-acid sequence is MARATNSSQAPSESGRAAGAGAVLIYHIAHKSEWDAQASSTAYAPSRYEGEGFIHCSETHQLEKVANKHFKGKTDLLVLELMPTRLDAETKYEQGGEEKYPHIYGTINKSAIVRTVPVRCRPDGTFGGVFAGI
- the ilvC gene encoding ketol-acid reductoisomerase encodes the protein MTIMYYETDADLSVLKNKTIGIIGYGSQGHAHALNLKDNGQKVLIGLYEGSKSKAKAEAEGLKVKSIEDVTKESDIIMMLIPDHTQREVYNKSIKQHLTAGKALMFAHGFNIHYKAIVPPKNVDVLMVAPKAPGHRMREVFTKGSGVPGLLAIHQDATGNARKLGLAYAKGVGCTRAGVLDTTFKEETETDLFGEQTVLCGGVSALIKAGYETLVEAGYQPESAYFECMHELKLIVDLLYKGGLEWMRYSISDTAEYGDYTRGPRIIDEHVKANMKKVLKEIQDGTFAKEWLAENEEGRHRFMQLRKENADHPIEKVGKELRGMMTFLKNTD